The following proteins come from a genomic window of Pseudomonas sp. J452:
- a CDS encoding ABC transporter substrate-binding protein produces the protein MPRLLALLALLCCGPLLAGERLVYPLHSSDADPEAYVVELLRQALDKSGAGHQLVPSSLAMPQSRAQQSLEQNDNSVQLMWTMTTKEREQVLLPIRIPIYKGLIGWRVALVREEDRHWLKSVRSLADLKPMRFGQRSDWPDTAILRSNGLQVVTSQSYASLFRMLNAGRFDLFPREVVVAWDEQARANQQGLQLAVDEHVVLHYPTAFYFFTSRARADLAADIERGLERMIADGSFDQLFDSHHGATIRRAQLDKRQVIELQNPDLPELTPFAREELWYQPDAPK, from the coding sequence ATGCCTCGTCTGCTCGCGCTGCTTGCCCTGCTCTGCTGTGGCCCCTTGCTGGCCGGCGAGCGCCTGGTCTACCCGCTGCACTCCAGCGATGCCGACCCCGAGGCCTATGTGGTCGAACTGCTGCGCCAGGCCCTCGACAAGAGTGGCGCCGGCCACCAGTTGGTGCCCTCCAGCCTGGCCATGCCGCAGAGCCGCGCGCAGCAGTCGCTGGAGCAGAACGACAACAGCGTGCAGCTGATGTGGACCATGACCACCAAGGAGCGCGAGCAGGTCCTCCTGCCGATCCGCATCCCCATCTACAAGGGCCTGATCGGCTGGCGCGTGGCCCTGGTGCGCGAGGAAGACCGCCACTGGCTGAAGTCCGTACGCAGCCTGGCCGATCTCAAGCCCATGCGTTTCGGCCAGCGCAGCGACTGGCCGGACACCGCCATCCTGCGCAGCAATGGCCTGCAGGTGGTCACCAGCCAGAGCTACGCGAGCCTGTTCCGCATGCTCAATGCCGGGCGCTTCGACCTGTTCCCACGGGAAGTGGTGGTGGCCTGGGACGAGCAGGCCCGCGCCAATCAACAAGGGTTGCAGTTGGCGGTGGATGAACATGTGGTACTGCACTACCCCACCGCCTTCTACTTCTTCACCTCGCGGGCGCGGGCCGATCTGGCCGCGGATATCGAGCGCGGCCTGGAGCGGATGATCGCCGACGGCAGTTTCGACCAACTGTTCGACAGCCATCACGGTGCGACCATCCGCCGGGCGCAACTGGACAAGCGGCAGGTCATCGAACTGCAGAACCCCGACCTCCCGGAGTTGACCCCTTTCGCCCGCGAAGAGCTGTGGTATCAGCCCGACGCACCAAAGTAG
- a CDS encoding methyl-accepting chemotaxis protein: MQQMTATVQEVARHAETASDSAQQADQRARQGDGVIGQTIAHIESLTQEVRQSAEAIGQLQAETQNIGGVLDVIKAVAEQTNLLALNAAIEAARAGEQGRGFAVVADEVRALAVRTQSSTAEIEQLIGRLQSGAEQAVQLMDKSSNLAEQSRKDVHQAGQALRAITDAVSNIQQLNQQIATAAEQQSAVAMDISRSVTSIRDVAEQSASASEETAASSIDLARLGGELQVLVGQFRIA, encoded by the coding sequence ATGCAGCAGATGACGGCCACGGTGCAGGAAGTGGCACGCCACGCGGAAACCGCCTCCGATTCGGCGCAGCAGGCCGACCAGCGCGCCCGTCAGGGCGACGGCGTGATCGGCCAGACCATCGCCCACATCGAGAGCCTGACCCAGGAGGTACGCCAGTCGGCCGAGGCCATCGGCCAGCTGCAGGCGGAGACCCAGAACATAGGCGGCGTGCTTGACGTGATCAAAGCGGTGGCCGAACAGACCAACCTGCTGGCGCTCAACGCCGCCATCGAGGCCGCCCGCGCCGGCGAACAGGGCCGTGGCTTTGCCGTGGTCGCCGACGAAGTACGCGCCCTGGCCGTGCGCACACAGAGCTCTACCGCCGAGATCGAACAACTGATCGGGCGCCTGCAGAGCGGCGCCGAGCAGGCCGTGCAGCTGATGGACAAGAGCAGCAACCTCGCCGAGCAGTCCAGAAAGGACGTGCACCAGGCAGGTCAGGCGCTGCGTGCCATCACCGACGCGGTGTCAAACATCCAGCAGCTCAACCAGCAGATCGCCACCGCCGCCGAGCAGCAGAGCGCCGTGGCCATGGACATCAGCCGCAGTGTCACCAGCATCCGCGACGTGGCTGAGCAGTCCGCCTCCGCCAGCGAAGAGACCGCAGCCTCCAGCATCGACCTGGCGCGCCTGGGCGGCGAGCTGCAGGTGCTGGTGGGGCAGTTCCGTATCGCCTAA
- a CDS encoding OsmC family protein — MIRISTENGLRHSIEIGEHLLHTDVPVEFGGEASGPEPHDLFDAAIGACKALTLMLYAKQKGMPLESLDVHVSRDDSEERQGIYRLAVQLDLHGALDEAQRQQLLRIADKCPVHKLVTSSEVQITTQLDEA; from the coding sequence ATGATCCGCATCAGCACAGAGAACGGCCTGCGCCATAGCATCGAAATCGGTGAGCACCTGCTGCACACCGACGTCCCCGTCGAGTTCGGCGGCGAGGCCTCCGGCCCCGAGCCTCACGACCTGTTCGATGCCGCCATCGGTGCCTGCAAGGCGCTGACCCTGATGCTCTACGCCAAGCAGAAAGGCATGCCGCTGGAGAGCCTGGATGTGCACGTCAGCCGCGACGACAGCGAGGAGCGCCAGGGCATCTATCGCCTGGCCGTACAACTGGATCTGCACGGTGCGCTGGATGAAGCCCAGCGCCAGCAGCTGCTGCGCATCGCCGACAAGTGCCCGGTGCACAAACTGGTGACCAGCAGTGAGGTGCAGATCACCACCCAACTCGATGAGGCCTGA
- a CDS encoding pirin family protein — protein sequence MASLLLIQPRAEDIAGQPILRPLPSAKCRSVGPFVFFDHMLEQAYPPGSGMNINPHPHIGLSTLTYLFDGELQHKDSLGSDQHVRPGDVSWMTAGRAVAHIERTPEALRQTGSRLHGLQVWLALPQELEQSEPSYSHHPAASLPRSEAMGVQITLIAGAGFCLESPVPMHSPTLYAELKLQAGASLLIPAEQRERALYLIDGEARLEDAELPRHCLAVLPEGEELLLSACGECHLALIGGEPLGPRRMFWNFVASDPALLEQAKQRWAAGDWPQVPGESQRIELPSPSKGATLS from the coding sequence ATGGCTAGCCTGTTGCTGATCCAGCCGCGCGCGGAAGACATCGCCGGCCAGCCGATCCTGCGCCCGCTGCCTTCGGCCAAGTGCCGCAGCGTCGGCCCCTTCGTGTTCTTCGACCATATGCTGGAGCAGGCCTACCCGCCCGGCAGCGGGATGAACATCAACCCGCACCCGCATATCGGCCTATCCACCCTCACTTACCTGTTCGATGGCGAGCTGCAGCACAAGGACAGCCTCGGCTCGGATCAGCACGTGCGTCCCGGCGATGTCAGCTGGATGACCGCCGGCCGCGCCGTGGCTCATATCGAGCGCACGCCCGAGGCGCTGCGCCAAACCGGCTCACGCCTGCACGGCCTGCAAGTCTGGCTGGCCCTGCCGCAGGAACTTGAGCAGAGCGAGCCGAGCTACAGCCATCACCCGGCCGCCAGCCTGCCGCGCAGCGAAGCCATGGGCGTGCAGATCACCCTGATCGCCGGCGCAGGCTTCTGCCTCGAGTCGCCCGTGCCCATGCACTCGCCGACCCTCTACGCCGAGTTGAAGCTGCAGGCCGGCGCCAGCCTGCTGATCCCGGCCGAGCAGCGCGAGCGAGCGCTGTACCTGATCGACGGCGAAGCCCGACTGGAAGACGCCGAACTGCCCCGGCACTGCCTGGCCGTACTGCCCGAAGGCGAGGAACTGCTGCTCAGCGCCTGCGGCGAATGCCACCTGGCACTGATCGGTGGCGAGCCGCTGGGGCCACGGCGGATGTTCTGGAACTTCGTCGCCAGCGACCCGGCCCTGCTGGAGCAAGCCAAGCAGCGCTGGGCGGCCGGGGACTGGCCGCAGGTACCGGGCGAATCGCAACGCATCGAGTTGCCGAGCCCGTCGAAGGGAGCCACGCTTAGCTGA
- a CDS encoding ABC transporter substrate-binding protein, protein MTITRKLLAAILLTLQIPLFIPTTCQAESKPFRVGYFDLAPHTGLGANAANPGIAISYFEQIAARMAVGEVSYSKMPLPRLLRMLERGELDMILLLAKDAERDARFLYPHQALLSTSTVLAVQADNPLTAIHSVEDLLPLRIGVWQAGYRSPLLNDPRLQLQTLSGDGVMGKGLKMVAAGRVDAFYFPDDYALQYEAKKLGNQAQIKVLAMPEQQLELYSVFSRQNGNQYLARYEKALRDVQLQQSYAEFFNTLIVD, encoded by the coding sequence ATGACCATCACCAGAAAGCTGCTCGCCGCCATCCTTCTAACCCTGCAGATACCACTGTTCATACCGACAACCTGCCAAGCCGAGAGCAAGCCTTTCCGCGTTGGATACTTCGACCTGGCGCCACATACCGGGCTGGGCGCGAACGCCGCCAATCCGGGGATAGCGATCAGCTATTTCGAGCAGATTGCCGCGCGCATGGCCGTCGGCGAAGTCAGCTACAGCAAGATGCCGCTGCCACGCCTGCTGCGCATGCTCGAACGCGGCGAGCTGGACATGATCCTGCTACTGGCCAAGGACGCGGAGCGTGATGCGCGCTTTCTCTACCCGCATCAGGCCCTGCTCAGCACCTCAACGGTGCTGGCCGTACAGGCCGACAACCCCCTGACTGCCATCCACTCCGTAGAGGATTTGCTGCCGCTGCGCATTGGCGTCTGGCAGGCTGGCTATCGCTCGCCCCTGCTGAATGACCCGCGACTACAGCTGCAAACCCTGAGCGGCGATGGGGTGATGGGCAAGGGCCTGAAGATGGTCGCCGCCGGGCGCGTCGACGCCTTCTACTTCCCTGACGACTACGCCCTGCAATACGAAGCGAAAAAACTCGGCAACCAGGCCCAGATCAAAGTGCTGGCGATGCCCGAACAACAGCTGGAGCTGTACTCGGTGTTTTCCCGCCAGAACGGCAACCAGTACCTGGCCCGCTATGAGAAAGCCCTGCGGGACGTGCAGCTGCAGCAGTCCTATGCGGAGTTCTTCAATACGCTCATCGTGGACTGA
- a CDS encoding DNA-binding domain-containing protein, producing the protein MNAKDQDVFAQALDRPEASIPWQLGNLPEQRFAQRFNILRNTVHAGRIEALRQVYPAVERLLGADYFTALAALFSRQHPPCSAVLHEYGAHLAVFIEQFPPLADWPFLADVARLEWARLQAFHAADALPLQLGGLDEEALHRLLDLRLQWHPSVTLLRSTYPLWALWSSAELPHDNWPGENVLVWRQGLQLMTRQVDNSSAELLEQLQQRRSFSEAALVLQPHMDIEQLCTRFSMLVYWQVFS; encoded by the coding sequence ATGAATGCCAAGGATCAGGACGTATTTGCCCAGGCCCTGGACAGGCCCGAGGCCAGCATCCCCTGGCAACTGGGCAACCTGCCAGAGCAGCGTTTCGCTCAGCGCTTCAACATTCTGCGCAACACCGTGCATGCAGGGCGTATCGAGGCCTTGCGCCAAGTCTACCCGGCCGTGGAGCGGCTCCTGGGCGCGGACTATTTCACGGCGTTGGCGGCACTGTTCAGCCGTCAGCATCCGCCCTGCTCGGCGGTTCTGCATGAGTACGGTGCGCATCTGGCGGTGTTTATCGAACAGTTCCCACCCTTGGCCGACTGGCCTTTTCTGGCGGACGTTGCTCGCCTGGAGTGGGCCCGTTTGCAGGCCTTTCATGCTGCCGATGCGCTGCCCCTGCAACTTGGTGGCCTGGACGAGGAGGCGCTGCACCGCCTGCTGGATCTGCGTCTGCAATGGCACCCCAGCGTCACCTTGCTGCGCTCGACTTACCCGCTCTGGGCGCTGTGGTCCAGTGCAGAGCTGCCGCACGATAACTGGCCGGGCGAAAATGTCCTGGTCTGGCGCCAGGGGCTGCAGCTGATGACCCGTCAGGTGGATAACAGCAGCGCAGAGCTGCTTGAGCAGTTGCAGCAGCGCAGGTCTTTCAGCGAGGCAGCGCTGGTTTTGCAGCCGCATATGGATATAGAGCAGCTCTGTACGCGGTTCAGCATGCTCGTGTACTGGCAGGTTTTCAGCTAG
- a CDS encoding DUF692 domain-containing protein — protein MNCKPLQAGAGVAFKPQYFEALLADPQRLDFIEIHAENYFGAGGLLHAQMGALREQLPLSVHGVGLSLGGAQALDAGHLQRLAELCRRYQPVLVSEHLAWSGHAGVYLGDLLPIAYDRATLERLVEHVDQLQCALQREVLIENPAACLRLAHSEMSEVEFLRSLSQRSGCGLLLDLNNLLISSHNCGGEPWDYLRQLPVERVGEVHLAGHTRVELPDGESVLVDEHGSAVADATWQLYAEWVRHAGKCPTLVEWDRNLPSWPVLAAEADCVRSLQCVPFMPEVALDVPL, from the coding sequence ATGAACTGCAAACCACTGCAAGCGGGCGCCGGTGTGGCGTTCAAGCCGCAGTATTTCGAGGCTCTGCTGGCCGATCCACAGCGGCTGGACTTTATCGAGATCCATGCCGAGAACTACTTCGGCGCAGGTGGTTTGCTGCATGCGCAGATGGGCGCCTTGCGCGAACAACTGCCGCTTTCCGTGCACGGTGTCGGCTTGTCCCTGGGCGGCGCCCAGGCGCTGGATGCCGGGCATCTGCAACGGCTGGCCGAACTGTGCCGGCGCTATCAGCCGGTGTTGGTGTCCGAGCACCTGGCGTGGTCCGGTCATGCGGGCGTCTACCTCGGCGATTTGCTACCGATTGCCTATGACCGCGCGACTCTGGAGCGCCTGGTCGAGCATGTCGATCAGTTGCAGTGTGCGTTGCAGCGCGAGGTGCTGATCGAAAACCCGGCCGCTTGTCTGCGCCTGGCGCACAGCGAGATGAGCGAAGTCGAGTTTCTGCGCAGCCTGAGTCAGCGCAGTGGCTGCGGACTGCTGCTGGATCTGAACAACCTGCTGATCAGTAGCCACAACTGTGGCGGCGAGCCATGGGACTACCTGCGGCAGTTACCGGTGGAGCGAGTCGGTGAGGTGCATCTGGCCGGGCATACTCGCGTTGAGCTGCCCGATGGCGAGTCTGTGCTGGTGGATGAGCACGGCAGTGCGGTCGCCGATGCCACCTGGCAGCTGTATGCAGAATGGGTGCGCCACGCCGGCAAGTGCCCGACGCTGGTCGAATGGGATCGCAACCTGCCGAGCTGGCCGGTACTGGCAGCGGAGGCCGACTGTGTGCGCTCGTTGCAGTGTGTGCCCTTCATGCCAGAGGTCGCGCTGGACGTGCCGCTATGA
- a CDS encoding DUF2282 domain-containing protein: MDRRTFNATLALSLTSALLASVTSVSAASTAVNAGKEKCYGISLAGQNDCAAGPGTSCAGTSKVDYQGDAWKLVPTGTCTTIVTPKGTGSLTPLKRS; encoded by the coding sequence ATGGATCGTCGTACCTTCAACGCCACGCTGGCGCTGTCTCTGACCAGTGCCTTGCTGGCCAGCGTCACCAGCGTCAGTGCCGCGTCAACTGCGGTCAACGCCGGTAAGGAAAAGTGCTACGGCATCTCCCTGGCCGGGCAGAACGATTGTGCCGCCGGCCCCGGAACATCCTGTGCCGGAACGTCCAAGGTCGACTACCAGGGCGATGCCTGGAAGCTGGTGCCCACAGGCACCTGCACCACCATCGTGACGCCCAAGGGCACGGGTTCGTTGACTCCGCTCAAGCGCAGCTAG
- a CDS encoding glutathione S-transferase family protein, which yields MIELYTANTPNGVKVPIALEELGLDYRLIKLDLAAGEQKRPAFLALNPNGRIPVIVDLDGPGGQPISVFESGAILLYLAQKGAGLLPENAFARWRALEYLFLQVSAVGPMFGQAGWFLRSAAQPIAVAIERYRSEAVRLTEVLEARLNEQPWLAGAEYSLADISHFGWLRVADYAGVELSRFPAVQDWVARISARPAVQRAFARLQ from the coding sequence ATGATCGAGCTGTACACCGCCAATACGCCGAACGGCGTAAAGGTGCCAATTGCTCTGGAGGAACTTGGCCTCGACTATCGGCTGATCAAGCTCGATCTGGCCGCCGGTGAGCAGAAGCGTCCGGCATTTCTGGCGCTTAACCCGAATGGCCGCATTCCGGTCATCGTCGATCTCGACGGGCCGGGCGGGCAACCGATCTCGGTGTTCGAGTCCGGGGCCATCCTCTTGTACCTGGCGCAGAAAGGCGCAGGGCTGCTGCCAGAGAACGCCTTCGCCCGCTGGCGTGCCCTGGAATACCTGTTTCTGCAGGTCTCCGCCGTTGGCCCGATGTTCGGCCAGGCGGGCTGGTTTCTGCGTTCGGCTGCACAACCGATTGCTGTGGCTATCGAGCGCTATCGCAGCGAGGCCGTGCGCCTGACCGAGGTACTCGAGGCACGTCTGAACGAACAACCCTGGTTGGCGGGTGCCGAGTATTCGCTGGCCGACATCAGCCATTTCGGCTGGTTGCGGGTGGCGGATTACGCCGGTGTCGAACTTTCCCGTTTTCCCGCGGTGCAGGACTGGGTGGCGCGTATCAGCGCTCGCCCGGCGGTGCAGCGGGCGTTTGCCAGGCTGCAGTGA
- a CDS encoding YHS domain-containing (seleno)protein yields the protein MNLKKSVIASSLAAALTLGAGALLTVTSSYAYDETSTSAINVDAQAVILKGYDSVAYFSKGMPTLGDKRFAAKHDGATYYFASAENLQKFQANPSQYAPQYGGYCAMGAALGKKLDVDPTQFKVVDGKLYLNVNADVFQKWSQDVAGNIQKAEVNWPLIKDKAANTL from the coding sequence ATGAACCTGAAAAAATCCGTTATCGCCAGCTCCCTGGCCGCCGCACTGACCCTGGGTGCCGGTGCACTGCTGACCGTCACCAGCAGCTACGCCTACGACGAGACCTCTACCTCTGCCATCAACGTCGATGCCCAGGCCGTCATCCTCAAGGGCTATGACAGCGTGGCCTATTTCAGCAAAGGCATGCCGACCCTCGGTGACAAGCGCTTCGCCGCCAAACATGACGGCGCCACCTACTACTTCGCTTCCGCGGAAAACCTGCAGAAATTCCAGGCCAATCCGAGCCAGTACGCCCCGCAGTACGGCGGTTATTGCGCCATGGGCGCAGCGCTGGGCAAGAAGCTCGACGTGGATCCGACCCAGTTCAAAGTGGTCGACGGCAAGCTCTATCTGAACGTCAACGCCGATGTGTTCCAGAAGTGGTCGCAGGACGTGGCGGGCAACATTCAGAAGGCCGAGGTCAACTGGCCGCTGATCAAGGACAAGGCCGCCAACACCCTGTAA
- a CDS encoding LysR family transcriptional regulator, producing the protein MDRFQEMQVFLAVAEEQSFAAAARRLNLSPPSVTRAVAALEERIGTLLLARTTRSVHITEAGQRYVEDCRRILAELEEAEESAAGSHAVPRGQLTLTAPVLFGELYVTPVMVDYLNEYPAVNIKALLVDRVVSMVDDGIDVAIRIGNLPDSGLHTVKVGEVRQVICASPAYLADHGHPQHPEQLQQHRIVMSSASHLLSDWHFAGVDGPVSVRTEPRLIVTANQAAINAACLGWGLTRVLSYQVAGKVAAGELEVVLQDFEQPPLPIHVVYQGGRKISAKVRSFVDFCAARLSQDLALNPGRKG; encoded by the coding sequence ATGGACAGATTCCAGGAAATGCAGGTGTTTCTCGCCGTCGCCGAGGAACAAAGTTTCGCCGCTGCGGCGCGCCGCCTGAACCTGTCGCCGCCCAGCGTGACCCGCGCCGTGGCGGCCCTGGAAGAACGCATCGGCACCCTGCTGCTGGCCCGCACCACGCGCAGCGTGCATATCACCGAAGCCGGTCAGCGCTACGTGGAAGATTGCCGGCGCATCCTCGCCGAACTGGAGGAAGCCGAAGAGTCGGCCGCCGGCAGCCATGCCGTGCCACGCGGGCAACTCACCCTCACCGCGCCGGTGCTGTTTGGCGAGCTCTATGTCACCCCGGTGATGGTCGATTACCTGAACGAATACCCGGCGGTGAACATCAAGGCTCTGCTGGTCGATCGGGTGGTCAGCATGGTCGACGATGGTATCGACGTGGCCATCCGCATCGGCAATCTGCCCGACAGCGGCCTGCACACCGTCAAGGTCGGTGAAGTGCGCCAGGTCATCTGCGCCTCACCTGCTTACCTGGCCGACCATGGCCACCCGCAGCATCCCGAGCAACTGCAGCAACACCGCATCGTCATGTCGTCTGCCAGTCACCTGCTCAGCGACTGGCACTTCGCCGGCGTCGATGGCCCCGTGAGCGTGCGTACCGAGCCGCGCCTGATCGTCACCGCCAACCAGGCCGCGATCAATGCGGCCTGCCTGGGCTGGGGATTGACCCGCGTACTCTCTTATCAGGTGGCCGGCAAAGTTGCCGCCGGCGAGCTGGAAGTCGTCCTGCAAGACTTCGAGCAGCCGCCGCTGCCCATCCACGTGGTCTATCAGGGCGGGCGCAAGATCAGCGCCAAGGTGCGCAGCTTCGTCGATTTCTGCGCCGCCCGCCTGAGCCAGGATCTCGCTCTCAACCCAGGGCGCAAGGGCTGA
- a CDS encoding LysR substrate-binding domain-containing protein, with protein MDRHHEMSVFLAVASELSLAAAARRLEISAPTVTRALASLENRLGVTLLQRSTRGVSLSAAGERFAHDCRRILQDVSDAEASACGLHAQPRGHLHLASPLLFGQQLLMPIVLDYLHDYPEVQVFAHFMDRFPNLHEEGMDVAMLAGELADSSLFAVRVGDIRRIVCASPGYLAAQGTPQHPEELRSHAVVHSSADARLPEWRFREGATPLNIALRPRLSCATNQAAIAAACRHAGLTRCMNYQVHEQLAQGHLVRVLQAFEPAAVPVHLAYREGRKAAARVRSFVDFASQQLRQHPALR; from the coding sequence ATGGATCGCCATCATGAGATGAGCGTATTTCTGGCGGTGGCCAGCGAGCTGAGCCTGGCAGCGGCAGCGCGCCGCCTGGAGATCTCCGCGCCGACCGTGACCCGCGCCCTGGCCTCACTGGAAAACCGTCTGGGCGTCACCTTGCTGCAACGCAGCACACGCGGCGTCAGCCTCAGCGCGGCTGGCGAGCGCTTTGCCCATGACTGTCGCCGCATCCTGCAGGATGTCAGCGACGCCGAAGCCTCCGCCTGCGGCCTGCATGCCCAGCCACGCGGCCATTTGCACCTGGCCTCGCCGTTGCTGTTTGGCCAGCAACTGCTGATGCCCATCGTGCTGGACTACTTGCACGACTATCCCGAGGTGCAGGTCTTTGCCCACTTTATGGACCGCTTTCCCAATCTGCACGAAGAAGGGATGGACGTGGCCATGCTGGCCGGCGAGCTGGCTGACTCCTCGCTGTTCGCCGTCAGGGTCGGCGACATCCGCCGGATTGTCTGCGCCAGCCCGGGCTACCTGGCTGCGCAGGGCACGCCGCAGCATCCCGAGGAGCTGCGCAGTCATGCGGTCGTTCACTCCAGCGCCGACGCCCGCCTGCCCGAGTGGCGCTTTCGCGAGGGCGCCACGCCTCTCAACATTGCCCTGCGCCCACGCCTGAGCTGTGCCACCAACCAGGCCGCCATCGCCGCCGCCTGCCGGCATGCCGGGCTGACCCGCTGCATGAACTATCAGGTGCATGAGCAGCTCGCCCAGGGCCATCTGGTGCGGGTGCTGCAAGCCTTCGAACCGGCCGCCGTGCCCGTGCACCTGGCCTATCGCGAAGGCCGCAAGGCTGCCGCGCGGGTGCGCAGCTTTGTCGACTTCGCCAGCCAGCAGCTGCGACAACACCCGGCGCTGCGCTGA
- a CDS encoding glutathione S-transferase, whose protein sequence is MSHNPIKLYRHPLSGHAHRVELLLSLLNLPTELVFVDLAKGAHKQAEFLALNSFGQVPVIDDNGTVLSDSNAILVYLAQKYGNGRWLPSEPLAAAKVQRWLSVAAGQIASGPATARLITVFGAPYNAEETIARSHALLKVMDQELSASAFLAGDQATLADVAGYTYIAHAPEGNVSLADYPHVRAWLARIEALPGFVPMQRTAIGLQSA, encoded by the coding sequence ATGTCGCACAATCCGATCAAACTTTACCGTCACCCCCTCTCGGGCCATGCCCATCGCGTCGAGCTGCTGCTCTCGCTGCTCAACCTGCCCACCGAACTGGTCTTCGTCGACCTGGCCAAGGGCGCGCACAAGCAGGCGGAGTTCCTCGCCCTCAACTCCTTCGGCCAGGTGCCGGTGATCGACGATAACGGCACCGTGCTCAGCGACTCCAACGCCATCTTGGTCTACCTGGCGCAGAAATACGGCAACGGCCGCTGGCTGCCGAGCGAGCCGCTGGCCGCTGCCAAGGTACAGCGCTGGCTCTCGGTCGCCGCCGGGCAAATCGCCTCGGGGCCGGCCACTGCCCGCCTGATCACCGTATTTGGCGCGCCGTACAACGCCGAGGAAACCATTGCCCGCTCCCACGCCCTGCTCAAGGTCATGGATCAGGAGCTGAGCGCCAGCGCGTTCCTCGCCGGCGACCAGGCGACCCTGGCCGACGTGGCCGGCTATACCTATATCGCCCATGCCCCGGAAGGCAACGTGTCGCTGGCCGACTATCCGCATGTTCGTGCCTGGCTGGCGCGCATCGAAGCCCTGCCCGGTTTCGTACCGATGCAGCGTACGGCTATCGGCCTGCAGAGCGCCTGA